A portion of the Planctomycetota bacterium genome contains these proteins:
- a CDS encoding HEAT repeat domain-containing protein gives MSRRLPASLVALALALGPAQALRADTVVLRNGQQLQGRMTIEGDKARIELDIGGTVVISRGEIASSVVEGPSVAATGEAIAVSPELLARLKAREDIHQLIDALLDEKEAPRLKAEGELAQKGREALPMLRAAFAAGPPTQRRHLLRVLAAIGDAASVPKIIEILRNPAESELHVEALKALAAISGHGAAPLITELLVNAKDDELRTECLKALGDLVSPYGAPFVVDALRQDPLRQTARALVAQWDDPLLLPYLVPYLDDAARENRERVATWLARVVTPGHAVVLTRLLELYEDDKDVAKALRGGVTRLHRDFPVVGDVELLAAPQAVIRDAALEALRKQQPDRRKRGNTARDWRDLRDGAVQPHFLLAADAAVGRLLRARDFAGDIETSLRTPGAPLAVRVNVSPKALPSFAGADGRPRDARPLLARLDREQAADPQDVRFIGLSGAELSLPGLEVALAPTRPGGALLVSLARLGEARDTVAARARRLTLHALARSLGLPPCADASCPSSSIYAVQDLDSKSPRYCNNCANAFIAQWAAEHDLASFYYAAAGAKLAAIAGRVKTAEAYAAAAYAYERALLPLTAIEQWRTVQGLGGEPAQVALISKRIELLDRAERWLNRKKLTTQPNPPAPPAKGGRPPAAP, from the coding sequence GAGATCGCCAGCAGCGTGGTGGAGGGCCCCAGCGTGGCCGCCACCGGCGAGGCCATCGCCGTGTCGCCCGAGCTGCTGGCCCGCCTGAAGGCGCGCGAGGACATCCACCAGCTCATTGACGCGCTGCTGGACGAGAAGGAGGCGCCGCGCCTGAAGGCCGAAGGCGAGCTGGCGCAGAAGGGCCGCGAGGCCCTGCCCATGCTGCGCGCCGCCTTCGCGGCGGGGCCGCCGACCCAGCGGCGGCACCTGCTCCGCGTGCTCGCCGCCATCGGCGATGCGGCCTCCGTGCCCAAGATCATCGAGATCCTGCGCAACCCTGCCGAGAGCGAGCTGCACGTCGAGGCGCTCAAAGCCCTGGCCGCCATTTCCGGCCACGGCGCCGCGCCCCTGATCACGGAGCTCCTGGTGAACGCGAAGGACGACGAGTTGCGCACCGAATGCCTGAAGGCCCTCGGCGACCTCGTTTCGCCGTACGGGGCGCCCTTCGTGGTGGACGCCCTGCGGCAGGACCCGCTGCGCCAGACGGCCCGCGCCCTGGTGGCGCAGTGGGACGACCCGCTGCTCCTGCCCTACCTGGTGCCCTATCTGGACGACGCGGCCCGCGAGAACCGCGAGCGCGTCGCCACCTGGCTCGCCCGCGTCGTCACGCCGGGCCACGCCGTCGTCCTCACCCGCCTGCTCGAGCTCTACGAGGATGACAAAGACGTGGCGAAGGCCCTCCGCGGCGGCGTCACGCGCCTGCACCGGGACTTCCCCGTGGTGGGCGACGTGGAGCTGCTGGCGGCGCCGCAGGCGGTGATCCGGGATGCGGCGCTCGAGGCCCTCCGCAAGCAGCAGCCCGACCGCCGCAAGCGCGGCAACACCGCGCGCGACTGGCGCGACCTGCGCGACGGGGCGGTGCAGCCGCACTTCCTGCTCGCGGCCGACGCAGCGGTGGGCCGCCTCCTGCGTGCGCGCGACTTCGCGGGCGACATCGAGACCTCGCTGAGGACCCCGGGCGCGCCCCTGGCCGTGAGGGTGAACGTGTCGCCCAAGGCGCTGCCGTCGTTCGCCGGCGCCGACGGCCGCCCGCGCGATGCGCGGCCGCTGCTGGCGCGGCTCGACCGCGAGCAGGCCGCCGACCCGCAGGACGTGCGGTTCATCGGCCTGAGCGGCGCCGAGCTCAGCCTGCCAGGCCTCGAGGTGGCCCTGGCGCCCACGCGGCCGGGCGGCGCCCTGCTGGTCTCGCTCGCCCGGCTGGGCGAGGCGCGCGACACCGTGGCCGCGCGGGCCCGCCGGCTCACGCTCCACGCGCTCGCGCGGTCGCTGGGCCTTCCCCCCTGCGCCGACGCCTCGTGTCCCAGCAGCTCCATCTACGCGGTGCAGGACCTCGACTCCAAGTCGCCCCGCTACTGCAACAACTGTGCGAACGCCTTCATTGCCCAGTGGGCCGCCGAGCACGACCTCGCGTCCTTCTACTACGCCGCCGCGGGCGCCAAGCTGGCCGCCATCGCGGGCCGCGTGAAGACGGCCGAGGCCTACGCCGCGGCCGCCTACGCGTACGAACGCGCCCTCCTGCCGCTGACGGCCATCGAGCAGTGGAGGACGGTGCAGGGGCTGGGCGGCGAGCCGGCCCAGGTGGCCCTCATCAGCAAGCGCATCGAGCTGCTGGATCGGGCCGAGCGCTGGCTCAACCGCAAGAAGCTCACCACCCAGCCCAATCCGCCCGCCCCGCCAGCCAAGGGCGGCCGGCCGCCGGCGGCGCCCTGA